Genomic segment of Apium graveolens cultivar Ventura chromosome 7, ASM990537v1, whole genome shotgun sequence:
GCACTATGGTCTACTCAACTGAATACTACTATTCTGTCTTTAAACATGGTTATGAGGGTCAGGAGAATAGTTATGATCTTCAAGGCTTTCTACATCACTTACCGTACTAAAGGATTGTCTGGCTTCTACATAGGTAGTATTAGGAGGATTTCTTGGCAGTTCTACGTTAACAACTCTAGCGGATAATTGTCTTCCAAGATGTAGCCATTGCTTGATAATATTAGCTTTGACAGGATTAGTGTCCTCTGGCTTAGGGCATAGAAAGTAATTGAAGACATAGATGGCAAGAGCAATTGTTGATATGCCTCCGGAAATGCTAAAAAGTACTGAGAAGCTATTTAAGCCAATACTACCATCATCATTTGGAGCAGAATCTGCATCCAGACACTCCTCAGAGTTAATGTATTCATTCTCAAGTTCTAGAAGCTTCCCACTTTCAGTGATGTTCATTATCGCCTTATTTACGTCTGGAAGCATTGAAAAGTTCTTCTTAAATGCCTGCCATAATGTATATAGAAAATGCCATTACACATTGGTTTTACATCTACCTCAATGCAAAAGAGGAAGAATAAGGTATGTCCTTAAACAAACAAGGCCCTATATGTTTTTCCTTAATTATTAGAGTTATGTAAGAATATACAGTAGGAAGAGAACTTACAAAACCAAATCCTCCAACTTTAAAGGTTTTCTCAGTTTTTGTGAAGCTTTTACAATATTGAGCAAGAAAGACTTTAGCAGAAGGAACTTCCAGAAAGATGCCAGCTATCTCTTTGCTGTTGAGGGCTTCGGCATATGCACGTGTTGAGTTGTACTTTCTGATGTTTGCATCTTTGAAGTTTAAGGCTTCAATCATGTATGATCTAAGAAATGACCCTGTGCAATATCCAACTGTTGCATTCATCTTCTTAAGTGTTTCAACACTCTTTATAGCTGGCTCAAGCCTTTGCGCAGTTAGCATACTAGCAAGGCTAGCCACATAACTTTGTGTGATTATTAGTGCCACAAAAAGCCACACCACCATTGTCATCCTTGACAAATTACTATGCAGTTTGTCCCCTACATAATTTAAACCAGTCAAAATGTTTTCTCTGATAAATAAGTTAGTGAAATGTTGCAACATAGGACTTACCACGCAACGTGAAGAGTGTGCTGAATGCTAACCAAAAGAGTATTCCAATTTGATTCCAGACAGTGCCTGATCTAAATTCATCATTGTGATTTCTTTCTATCAAGAAAACTGCAAATCCATTGTAAATGGTGATTGCTGCTATTACACCCCACATTTCATTAGTGAAGGGCTTCAGGAAGAGCCACATTCCATTTGGTAAAGTGGATCGAACGGGTACTATTAACACCATTCCTGATTCTGTGTAAGGCTGTGAGAAATCTGCATATTCGTGCCTTTTTTCCAAAATCGTTACATCACCAGCTACCGCATCAAAAGTCTGTTCAAACTAATGATAATTAGACCCCAAGACAAAAAATAGCAGATATGTTTTTAGCAAATTACAATTAGTTTGAGTAATCTTACCCCTAAAGCTATTTGTTCCACCAACTTATTATACTCGCCATAGAAAGGAATATAATTATATGTCGGTTCATTGTTAACATCTGCAAGTTTCATGGCTTCTTTGAACACTTCAATAGAGAATCCTTGAAAGGAAGTTGCATTAGTTTTAGGATCTTGTTTTAGCTCTACAAATTGTGGGAACAAAGACTTTGCAGGTACACCTACCCTAAGAGGCTCTGATTTGCCTGCAAGAATACGTCTCCGTCTCTCAACGTGCCATGGTTGAGCCGGCCATAGGACTTCATTCAATATTTTCACAGAAGTGTGGTGAAGAGCTTCATTATTGACAGTTTCTGAAAATCCAAGTCCTTCTGTCCAATAACCACTTCGATAACTCTTTCCAATTACATTGACAATTTCAACTACTCTAGCTGGAGCTATTTTGTAATTAGTAAAATCCGCAGCTGAAATCCCTTGTAGCAAATTGGTGATATTGCTTTTGTAGAGTAAATTTAGCATGACATCATGGGCCTGTGAAGCAAAAATACCAGGCTCGTCAAATTCTTCGTCAGGATAAATAGTCCTGAACTTTGAGCGGAATCTTTTCCTGAAATCTTGAAATTGTGGCGAGTCTTCTGGAAAATAAGTTTTGGTTCCAACAATGCCCTGCAAGGATGACAATTTTTTGGGACTGACAGAATGGAAGAGATCAGTGATGCTGTTTGTCGCGATCCATGCATAGCCATCTCCTGTCATGTTCAGTTTCTTCGCGGTTTGGTACAGAAGATATCCAGATTCGAGTGTTGTATGGAGTACAAAAACTCTATTTTTCTGTTTTTTGAGCTGATTGAGCTCTTTCTGTAATGAATTCAGAGAAAATGATGTGAGACTAAAGATGTGAGAGAGTTCGGACCCTGATTCATGAAGTGCCTTAAAGAGTCGAGAAATTATCAACTCGGGTGATGCTAAGGTAGGGGCATTCTCATATATTAGAGTAACTTGATTCAATCCCCATGACTGTATAATTGCTGCAATTGCATTCATCTGTACTTCCTGGCTTGGCGTAGCTTGTAGAATGGAAGGGGATGGTATTGTTGGAGCTAAATCAGCAAAAGATAGCACAGGTACATCGCGAGATTCTTCACTAGTCACCTCAGCAATAGCTGATGCTTCATCCCAGGTATGAGCTCCCAGAATAGCTTTTACACCATATGTCGATAAAAGATCCTTTGCTGCAATAATGTGCAAAATTTCAAGTTGTTTAGCATGCGAAAAAAGAGAATATTTCTTGGCAAAATAAAAAACAAAGAACATGATTTCTAACATTGTATCAGTGGATACATAAGAAAAGGTTGAGAATTGCTTTCTAACATTGCATGATCGTAGAGTAGAGACATGTGCGTGTGAGTATTTGCTTTCTACAATTGACTTATTAAAAATTGCGCGCCAGCACAATTTACCTGCCAAAGCTGCACGAACAGCTTTGCCTCGAGAGTTTCCAAAGTGAATAAGCAGATTCTGATTCCCAGCTAAATTAAAATCAACCATCTCTATTGCTACTTTAGCCTCTTTGCCTGGTCTAGAAGTCTCGTCGAAGATTGCACCAACACTAACTGTTCCAGTCCTTTCATCGATCACGACGGGACTGTTCAGGCTGCCATTAGCTATTGTTACTTGTCCATGAAACAAGGGTGACACCAGAGATACAATTGTAAGCAAAATGCAGTAAGAAACTATGTTCATCAGTGTTGAATGTTTGCAAAATCAACACATTGCTGAATTTGGGAGACTTGTATGTTTCTGTTGCTGGTGAACTTGTATAAAGGACCATTTCAAACTTTTTAACAAGTTTGCGAGTAACATAAAAGTCTACTGCATGACTGAAAAAAATAGTTTTCTTAAGATTGGCCGGCAAATTATAGAATGGAATAGGGGAAAGAAATTGAGTGCAATCTTCTGATGTTGCTTTCATCAACTCACCATGGTGATGTGATTACAGTAAAAAAAAAATCTAGTTCCTTGATTCTCAAGGCATCCTTAATTATTTTACATCTTACACTCCCCTTACTCGAAAACCCATTTCTGGGTCGAAGAGAGGAACAATTGTGAGAGATATTGAGGAATATTCTGGTTCCTTGATTCTCAAGGCATCCTTAATTATTTTACATTTTACACTCCCCTTACTCGAAAGCCCATTTCTGGGTCGAAGAGAGGAACACCACTTGTGAGAGATACTGAGGGTGGCAGTGGCATGGATCGAAACTGAGTAATTTGTCAGCTCTGATATGATGTTAAGGAATTAATCGATCTAAAAGCTCAAGGTGTTAGAAGAAGCCCCTCCCAGTATCTTATATTATTATTCTAACATTGTTTAATGAGTTTTAGATAATACTGATTCCGTCAATGAATTTTGCTAAGACGATTATTTCATAATTCACAGTAAACCAAAATTTAAGTAATTTTGGGTTTGAGACACTTCTCGAAACCGAAATTTGATACCACGTCAAGTATTCCAATTAGTTTATGTTAAATTTTAAGGTAACCTCTTAATTACGGAATCTTAAACTATTCAACAATTTTCGCACTAACAAATGGTATGAAAAGAACTGAGATATAGTCAATGGAATGAAAGTCAAGTTTGAATTTTCAATGTCCAACGCTTGCGTACTCCATGTTCATTTACAGTGTTCTTAATATAAAAAGTCAAATGTATTCACACATTGAATTAGAACAATATTCCTGCAGAGTTTGTTCAGGTGTAAAGAATGTGATTGGGCACCTAATCTACTGGACAACACGATATTTTAGAGTGATCGGTTACTTAACAGCAATCATTTAAATAACTTACGTTGCTCAAACAGCCGGAAGGACAGAAACAATCAGAAATCTTCTACTGTTAAACATGTTATCACCTGGTTTTAGCAGCATTGTCAAACAATCTTCTCAGCCGATCAATATAGAATGTCGTTTATTACAGGTTTATATGTGCCTTCCAATGAATTTCACTCGTTATACCTTCTATATCTTCTCACCAAGTAATGAAACATGACAATGTTGGTATTGTTAGAATAATAAGATAAGATCCTGGAAagggccttcctctaacaccttgAGGTTTTTAGTTAGACTAGATttgacatggtatcagagctcaggcTGGTAGAGTACTCAGGTACGATCTTGGTTACTTGACAGGTATGAACATGACAGTTCGTGAAAGTAAGAATACGTATGTTTGTGAAGAAAAGTCAGATCATTGAAATGTTATGTAAAAGAAACACCGAAAGTACAAATAAATTTATTCAGAGGCCAATTCGTGTGTTAATCATGTACTATTTGATAAAAAACAAAAGAATTGACAATGATTCTATACATTTATAGATAACACGACATTGTGTTCAACTCCAACTCATTACTATGTTGCTGTCTTCCAATCCGGTTATGATGGTCTGGAGCATAGGGATGATCTTCCAGGCTTTCTACATCACTTATTATACTAAAGGATCGTCGGGCTTCTGAGTACTGAGCATCGGGGGGATTTCTAGGGGGTTCGACATTGATAACTCTAGCGGATAATTGTCTTCCATGATGTAGCCATCTCCGGACAAAATTTGCTCTGACAAGGTTACCGTCGTCTGGTTTAGGAAATAGAAAGTATTTAAGGATGTACATTGCAAGAGCGATTGTTGATATGCCCCCGGAAAAGCCAAAAAGTACTGAGAAGCTGTTTAAGCCAATACTACCATCTTCACTTGGGGCAGAATCTACATCTTTACACTCCTCATTGTTAATGTATTGATCCTCAAGTTCTAGAAGCCTCCCATTTTCAGTAATGCTCATTATTGCCTTGTTTATATCCGGAAGCATTGAAAAGTTCTTCTGAAATGCCTGCCATGGTTTAGACAAATAAGATGGTTTACTTATGCACAATGCTAAACAAGAAGATTGAAGTGTGTTCCAAACATATAATCACGAGAAGGAGCTGCTTCTGCTAAAGCAATTTTTAGTGGTATCCTTCACTGTCAGGATCATGTATGTAAGTCTTGAATTTCTGAATTAACGCGAAAAGCCTATAGCTAAAGTTCCTATACTATCTTGGGAGGCCTATAAGCTTAGTGACCTAATCTAACACTTAATACTGCTATTTATACTATAATGAAAAGGTTCAAGAGGCCTAACTGTTGCATTAGGGCACATTCTGCTGTTTAGTATTTAGCAACATTAAGGTTCGAGTTCCTGTTCATCGTTAAACTTTATATATTTGGCAATGATTGTCTAGATGTTATAGCTCAAGTTCAGACTGTCATTAGCCTGATAAAAGATACTATCTTTCTGATTAGTGAAAATTTATAGCCAGAGGAAGAGAACTTACAAAACCGAATCCTCCAATTTTGAAGGTTTTCTCAGTTTTCGTGAAGCTTTTACAGTACTGAGATAGAAAGACTTTAGCAGGAGGGACTTCCAGAAAGATTCCAGCTATGGATTTGTTGTAAAGGGCTTCGGCATATGCATCTGTCGAATTATACTTCCTGATCATTGTTTTAGAGAAGCCCAAGGCAGTAATCATGTATGAACTAAGAAATGACCCTTTGCAATAGCCAACTGTTGCATTCATCTTCTTAAGTGTTTCGACATTCTTTATAGCTGGCTCAAGCCTTTGTGCAGTTAGCATACTAGCAAGGCTAGCCGTGTAACTCTGTATGATTATTAGTGCCACAAAAAGCCACACCACCATTGCCATCCTTGACAAATTACTATGCAGTCTTTCCCCTGTACAATTTATTAAAACACGACACTGGTACGTGTTAATTACATATATACTAGTCATTATAATGTTGTCAAAAGTATAATACAACAAAGTTGCAGCATAGGACTTACCACGCAATGTAAAGAGTGTGCTGAATGCTAGCCAAAAGAGTGCTCCAATTTGATTCCAGACGGTGCCTGATCTAAATTCATCGTTGTGATTTCTCTCGATCAACCAAACTGCAAAGCCATTGTAAATGGTGATAGCTACTAGAACACCCCACATTTCTTTTGTAAAGGGCTTCAAGAACAGCCACATTCCATTCGGTAAAGTGGATCGAATAGGTACTATTAACACCATTCCTGATTCTGTGTAAGGCTGTGAGAAATCCGCAAATTTGTGTCTTTCTTCCAAAATTGTTACATCACCAGCTACCACATCAAATTCCTGTCAAACTAAAGATAATTAGATACTAACCCCAAAATTAACAAGTAGGTTCTTACGGATACATCAAGTTTAAGTATTCTTACCCCTATATCGATTTGTTTCACCAAACCATCATAGTCATCTCCATAATAAGGAATATACTTGTAACTCTCTTTGTTAGCATATGCAAGTTTCATTGTTTCTTCAAACACTTTAATAGAAAATCCATCGTACAAAGTTGCATTAGTTTCTGAGTCATTTTTAAGCTCTACAAACTGTCGGAACAGAGAGTCTGCAGGCACACCAACCCTAAGAGGCTTTGAACTACCTGCAAGAATGCGCCGCTGTCTCTCAGTGTGCCATGGTTGTGGTGGCCACAGGACTTCTTTCAGTTTCTCCATAGAAGTGTGGTGAAGAGCATTTTCATCCGTCGTTTCTGAAAATCCAAGTCCTTGTGTCCAATAACCACTCTGATAACTCCTTCCAATTACATTCACAATTTCAACTACTCTAGCTGGAGTTACTTTCCAGTCGGCAAAATCCACAGCTGAAATACTTTGAAACAAGTTGATAATCTTGTGTTTGTAGAGTAAATCACGCGTGACATCGTAGGCCTGTGAAGCAAAGATGCCAGGCTCATCAAATTCTTCATCAGGATAAATATTCCTGAAATTTGAGCGAAATCTTTTTCTGAAATCTTGAAAAAGTGGTGAGTTTTCTGGAAAATAAGTTTTGGTTCCAACAATGCCTTGCATGGATGACAATTTTTTGGGACTGATCGAATGGAAGAGATCAGTAATGCTGTTTGTCGCGATCCATGCATAGCCATCTCCTGTCATGTTCAGTTTCTTTGCAATTTGGTAAACACGATATCCCGATTCAAAAGTTGCATGAATCACAAAAACTGTGTTTTCTTGTCTCTTGAGCTGATTGAGCTCTTTTTGTAACGAGTTAAGAGAAACCGAAGTGAGAGCAAAAGTATGAGATAGTTCACCTCCAAAACGTTGAAGTGATTCGGAGAGTTGAGTACTTATTAACTCCGGTGATGACAAGTTGAGGGAGTTCTCGTATATTAGAGTAACTTGATTCAATCCCCATGACTGTATAATTGCTGCAATTGCATTCATCTGCACTTCCTGGCTTGGCATGACTCGAAGAACGGAAGGCGAGATTCGAGTTGATGAAATTGATTCAGCAAAAGATAGTACAGGTACATCATGAGCTTCTTCACTAGCCGCCTCAGCAATAGCTAATGTTTCATCCCATGTATGAGCTCCCAAAATTGCTTTAACACCATGTGTTAAAATAAGATCTTTTGCTGCAATAATGTGCACATTTTCGACTTATTATCATGCAAAGAGGTTGAAGGTTTAGGTAAATGGAGTCAAAGAGAAGTAGCTGTTAGAATATAGATCCGGTTGagccttcctctaacaccttaaggttttagagcgactggttactcaacatggtatcagagctcccAGTAGCCTTGACAGACCTAATGAATAAGCGAGTAAAATTTAAATGGATAGAAAAATTTACCTGCAAAGGCTGCACGAACGAGTTTGCCTCGAGAGTTTCCAAACTGAATTTGCAGATTCTGATCAGACCCTGCAGAATTGAAATCATGAATTACAATCTCTATGGCTACTCTAGCCTCCTTGCCTGGTCTAGAAGTCTCGTCGAAGACTGCACCAATACTAACTGCACCAGCCCCTTCATGGCTCACCACCGCGCTCTCCAGGCTCCCGTTGGCTATCGTTACAGGTCCATATAACAAGGGTGCAGACCCCAAAGATACAATTATAAGCAAAATGAAGTGAGAAAGCATGTTCATAAGTTCTTTTTGTTGAATCAAAACTCATTTATGTGGTTGTAATATATAACTTGAATAGACGACTCTTTCAAACTTTTGGAGATGAGAGATTGGTACTGACAAGTTTGCGAGTAACATAAAAGTCTATTTGCACGACTGGAAATGTAATTTTCTAAACTTTGAGCTGCAAAGAGAACAAATCAGACAAATTAGAGAAAATGAAACAGAGTGTTATCTTCCTATGTTGCTTTCATGAACTCACTATCGTTAGTGATGTGACTTGAGTCTAGAAACTTTGTAATCTTGATTCTCAAGGCATTGTTAGTTGCTGAAACGCAGAGCCGACCCCGAGTACAAACTTAAGATTTATCACAATTTCgcaaattaattaataacttgACTTGGCATCGAAAAGTTAATAATGTATTGCATTAAAAAATATCTTGACTCTATTACATATACTGGGTTCGTTtagaattattattttttattttttttacatTCGGGGCACAAAATATTTCAGAAAACTAATTCAAATTTAAGATTTATCACAATTTCGCAAATTAATTAATCAGGTTGAAATTCCTGTAAACAGATACAATATTTAAATATCGATAACTTGACTTGGCATTGAAAAATTTAACAATATATCGAATTAAAAAATATCTCGACTCTATTAAATGTGTTGGCTCCATCTagaattaattttttttacaaattgaTTACATATGTACACATCAGCAGACTGACCTCTCGTAAAGGGGTATATGAGCTCAACCAATACAGCAACACTTTGTTCGGGTCCGTTTCAATTTTAGATATCGAAGTTATCTCGTTTATTAGTGTGAATTCACTATTGAGATAGGATGGTTTAAAAGTTTCAAAATGTATAACGAAATTAACGAAAATGATAGAGAGAGATGCAGACAAAAAGACAAGGGAAGATATTTATGAAAAtggtactccctccgtccctaaaaacgttttctatttgtgttggacacgtttgccaatgcacacttttgattgttaatatctttaaattcatattagtattaaatataaaaatttcattgtattaaaatactgataatacGAATCCAACGAAATCACTCATGATAatgtttgatattatagattagacgtaaattagtattCAATCGCTTACCGTGAACACTACCGAAAGTCAAAAGAGAAAACGTTtaatgggacggagggagtagtatgAAAGGAACTGAGATATTCATTCAAGAATTTGAAACTCGCcgagaatttaaaaaaaaataaaagtcaAATATTTTCACACAAATTAGACACGAGACAATTAATAAAATGAGAATTATTCTGCCACCATAAATATTCGCACAGCAGTACTCGATGTCTG
This window contains:
- the LOC141674967 gene encoding glutamate receptor 2.8-like — encoded protein: MNIVSYCILLTIVSLVSPLFHGQVTIANGSLNSPVVIDERTGTVSVGAIFDETSRPGKEAKVAIEMVDFNLAGNQNLLIHFGNSRGKAVRAALAAKDLLSTYGVKAILGAHTWDEASAIAEVTSEESRDVPVLSFADLAPTIPSPSILQATPSQEVQMNAIAAIIQSWGLNQVTLIYENAPTLASPELIISRLFKALHESGSELSHIFSLTSFSLNSLQKELNQLKKQKNRVFVLHTTLESGYLLYQTAKKLNMTGDGYAWIATNSITDLFHSVSPKKLSSLQGIVGTKTYFPEDSPQFQDFRKRFRSKFRTIYPDEEFDEPGIFASQAHDVMLNLLYKSNITNLLQGISAADFTNYKIAPARVVEIVNVIGKSYRSGYWTEGLGFSETVNNEALHHTSVKILNEVLWPAQPWHVERRRRILAGKSEPLRVGVPAKSLFPQFVELKQDPKTNATSFQGFSIEVFKEAMKLADVNNEPTYNYIPFYGEYNKLVEQIALGTFDAVAGDVTILEKRHEYADFSQPYTESGMVLIVPVRSTLPNGMWLFLKPFTNEMWGVIAAITIYNGFAVFLIERNHNDEFRSGTVWNQIGILFWLAFSTLFTLRGDKLHSNLSRMTMVVWLFVALIITQSYVASLASMLTAQRLEPAIKSVETLKKMNATVGYCTGSFLRSYMIEALNFKDANIRKYNSTRAYAEALNSKEIAGIFLEVPSAKVFLAQYCKSFTKTEKTFKVGGFGFAFKKNFSMLPDVNKAIMNITESGKLLELENEYINSEECLDADSAPNDDGSIGLNSFSVLFSISGGISTIALAIYVFNYFLCPKPEDTNPVKANIIKQWLHLGRQLSARVVNVELPRNPPNTTYVEARQSFSTVSDVESLEDHNYSPDPHNHV
- the LOC141670419 gene encoding glutamate receptor 2.8-like, encoding MNMLSHFILLIIVSLGSAPLLYGPVTIANGSLESAVVSHEGAGAVSIGAVFDETSRPGKEARVAIEIVIHDFNSAGSDQNLQIQFGNSRGKLVRAAFAAKDLILTHGVKAILGAHTWDETLAIAEAASEEAHDVPVLSFAESISSTRISPSVLRVMPSQEVQMNAIAAIIQSWGLNQVTLIYENSLNLSSPELISTQLSESLQRFGGELSHTFALTSVSLNSLQKELNQLKRQENTVFVIHATFESGYRVYQIAKKLNMTGDGYAWIATNSITDLFHSISPKKLSSMQGIVGTKTYFPENSPLFQDFRKRFRSNFRNIYPDEEFDEPGIFASQAYDVTRDLLYKHKIINLFQSISAVDFADWKVTPARVVEIVNVIGRSYQSGYWTQGLGFSETTDENALHHTSMEKLKEVLWPPQPWHTERQRRILAGSSKPLRVGVPADSLFRQFVELKNDSETNATLYDGFSIKVFEETMKLAYANKESYKYIPYYGDDYDGLVKQIDIGEFDVVAGDVTILEERHKFADFSQPYTESGMVLIVPIRSTLPNGMWLFLKPFTKEMWGVLVAITIYNGFAVWLIERNHNDEFRSGTVWNQIGALFWLAFSTLFTLRGERLHSNLSRMAMVVWLFVALIIIQSYTASLASMLTAQRLEPAIKNVETLKKMNATVGYCKGSFLSSYMITALGFSKTMIRKYNSTDAYAEALYNKSIAGIFLEVPPAKVFLSQYCKSFTKTEKTFKIGGFGFAFQKNFSMLPDINKAIMSITENGRLLELEDQYINNEECKDVDSAPSEDGSIGLNSFSVLFGFSGGISTIALAMYILKYFLFPKPDDGNLVRANFVRRWLHHGRQLSARVINVEPPRNPPDAQYSEARRSFSIISDVESLEDHPYAPDHHNRIGRQQHSNELELNTMSCYL